One segment of Pandoraea pnomenusa DNA contains the following:
- a CDS encoding efflux RND transporter periplasmic adaptor subunit, protein MSSKIDYRSRFGMRTGACASLIVSGLVLAACSDRGGKHDADAAQQAVVRTVERHAEPLTTLQPGRLEAYRSADVRARASGVVMERRYQEGQTVAKGDVLFRIDPQPLSAALDAARGALAKAQAEHDSARDKVERYRGLLEARAISAREDAESRAAEARTRAEVLAARAEVRKAELNLGYTKVESPIAGRVRRAEVTEGALVGVDSPTLLTRVEQIDPIYVNFSQPAAEVYAMTRDLRAGKLRHGNDAAAPEVHVTLPDGREYALPGKLRFTDLAVDPGTDTIAMRALLPNPDGVLLPGAFVQVRMQGAVNPNVVRVPRESLTRTVDGAVVRVVDAQGRVHDTKVRAEAIDGREWLVTDGLKGGEQVIVQNVAQFSDGMQVKVKPEVASAEADKSDKSGRAGKVDTPGPQDNAKTATPARAGPASHAETQ, encoded by the coding sequence ATGTCATCGAAAATCGACTACCGAAGCCGCTTCGGAATGCGAACTGGCGCGTGCGCCAGCCTGATCGTCAGTGGGCTCGTGCTCGCCGCCTGTTCGGACCGCGGTGGCAAGCACGATGCCGACGCCGCGCAGCAAGCCGTGGTGCGCACCGTGGAGCGGCACGCCGAGCCGCTCACGACGCTGCAGCCGGGCCGTCTGGAAGCCTATCGCAGTGCCGATGTGCGCGCGCGCGCCAGCGGCGTCGTCATGGAGCGTCGTTACCAGGAAGGGCAGACGGTCGCCAAGGGCGACGTGCTCTTTCGCATCGATCCGCAACCGCTCTCGGCGGCGCTCGACGCCGCGCGTGGCGCGCTCGCCAAGGCGCAGGCCGAGCACGATTCGGCACGCGACAAGGTGGAGCGCTATCGCGGCCTGCTCGAAGCGCGTGCCATCAGCGCACGCGAGGACGCCGAGTCCCGTGCGGCCGAGGCGCGTACGCGCGCCGAAGTGCTCGCCGCGCGTGCCGAGGTGCGCAAGGCGGAGCTCAATCTTGGCTATACGAAGGTCGAGTCGCCCATTGCGGGGCGCGTGCGTCGGGCCGAAGTTACCGAAGGCGCGCTCGTCGGCGTCGATTCGCCCACGCTGCTCACCCGTGTGGAGCAGATCGATCCCATCTATGTGAACTTCTCGCAGCCGGCCGCCGAGGTGTACGCCATGACGCGCGATCTGCGCGCCGGCAAGCTGCGGCATGGCAACGACGCCGCCGCGCCGGAGGTGCATGTCACGCTTCCGGACGGGCGCGAGTACGCATTGCCCGGCAAGCTGCGTTTCACGGACCTGGCCGTCGATCCCGGCACGGACACCATCGCCATGCGCGCGCTGTTGCCGAACCCGGACGGCGTGCTGCTGCCTGGCGCGTTCGTGCAGGTACGCATGCAGGGGGCGGTCAACCCGAACGTCGTGCGCGTGCCCCGCGAATCGCTGACTCGCACGGTCGACGGCGCCGTGGTGCGCGTGGTCGATGCACAGGGCAGGGTTCACGACACGAAGGTGCGCGCCGAAGCGATCGACGGGCGCGAGTGGCTGGTGACGGACGGCCTCAAGGGTGGCGAGCAGGTGATCGTGCAGAACGTTGCGCAGTTCTCCGACGGCATGCAGGTCAAGGTAAAGCCCGAGGTCGCCTCGGCCGAGGCCGATAAGTCCGATAAATCGGGTAGGGCTGGCAAAGTCGATACCCCCGGACCGCAGGACAACGCCAAAACGGCGACGCCCGCGCGCGCCGGACCGGCCTCCCATGCGGAGACGCAATAA
- a CDS encoding multidrug efflux RND transporter permease subunit, translated as MARFFIDRPVFAWVISLLITLVGILAIRALPVAQYPDIAPPMVSVWSSYPGASAKVVEDSVTAIIERQMNGAPGLMYTSATSGNGESSVNLTFRQGTSLDLAAVEVQNRLKTVESRLPEVVRRYGVKVERAADNIHMIVTLSSRNPAIGEFDLGEIAASQVMNQLKRVPGVGQVQFWGTEKAIRIWPDPARLVALDLTASDIVSKVRAYNARVTIGDIGSGATPASAPINANVVSDSTLSTPEAFADIPLRVRADGSAIRLGDVARVELGASDYNYSARVDGLPATAMGIKLAAGSNAVEVMKAVRKVMDEQASLFPAGVAYQMPYETASFVKVSIQKVLKTLLEAVVLVFLVMYLFMQNLRATLIPTLVVPVALLGTFGVLLGLGYSINTLTMFGMVLAIGILVDDAIVVVENTERIMVEEGLSPYAATVKAMSQISGAIVGITVVLVTVFVPMAFFSGAVGNIYRQFALTLAVSIGFSAFLALSLTPALCATLLRPVAHDHHDKRGFFGWFNRTFALGTERYTRTVGNTLRRPWRALVVYGLVLIAVPLAFLRLPSAFIPEEDTGSFMVMASEPQGATLPEAMTALKRIEQYLMRHEPVKHVFLLGGWNEFGAGPGGGMLYVTLKDWHERTSKHDGVNAIVERVNERFTGQPDRMMIAMNSPALPELGSSNGFNLRLQDRAGVGKDTFIAARDDLLQRAARDPVLRNVIFAGQGDVPQIDVAIDRRKMEALKVGMDDVNTTLATMFGSDYVGDFMLGAENRRVIVQAEGRQRVSPEDVGNLRVRNAAGEMVPLSSFVSLKWKLGAPQLKRYNGYPSFTIQGEAAPGRSSGEAMARMEQLMADLPKGIGYEWSGQSLEERVSGAQAPLLFALSVLVVFLALAALYESWAIPAAVIMVVPLGVIGALGAVSLLGMPNDIYFKVGLIATIGLSAKNAILIVEVANDLTRQGMTWLDAAVEAARLRLRPIVMTSLAFGFGVVPLAIATGPASGAQRAIGVAVLGGIVTATVLAIFLVPLFFLLVGRFVRPRRRPPMDRDARHDRQGASPADAPVVERKV; from the coding sequence ATGGCTCGCTTCTTTATCGATCGCCCGGTCTTCGCCTGGGTGATTTCCCTGCTGATCACGCTCGTCGGCATACTCGCGATCCGGGCGCTGCCTGTCGCGCAATATCCGGACATCGCGCCGCCAATGGTCAGCGTGTGGAGCAGCTACCCCGGTGCATCGGCGAAAGTCGTCGAGGATTCCGTCACGGCGATCATCGAGCGCCAGATGAACGGTGCGCCCGGCCTCATGTATACGTCGGCCACCAGCGGCAACGGCGAGTCGTCGGTGAACCTGACCTTCCGCCAGGGCACGAGCCTCGATCTGGCGGCCGTGGAGGTGCAGAACCGGCTCAAGACGGTCGAGTCGCGTCTGCCGGAGGTCGTGCGTCGCTACGGCGTGAAGGTCGAGCGCGCGGCTGACAACATTCACATGATCGTGACGCTGTCGTCGCGCAATCCCGCCATCGGCGAGTTCGACCTGGGCGAGATTGCCGCCTCGCAGGTCATGAACCAGCTCAAGCGCGTGCCGGGCGTGGGGCAGGTGCAGTTCTGGGGCACGGAAAAGGCCATTCGTATCTGGCCCGATCCGGCTCGGCTCGTGGCGCTCGACCTCACGGCCTCCGACATCGTCTCCAAGGTGCGCGCCTACAACGCCCGGGTGACGATCGGCGACATCGGCTCAGGCGCGACGCCGGCGTCGGCGCCGATCAACGCGAACGTCGTCTCCGACAGCACGCTCTCCACGCCGGAAGCGTTCGCGGACATTCCGCTGCGTGTGCGCGCCGACGGCTCGGCCATCCGGCTGGGCGACGTTGCCCGCGTGGAGCTGGGGGCGTCGGACTACAACTACTCGGCGCGCGTGGACGGCCTGCCGGCCACCGCGATGGGGATCAAGCTCGCCGCCGGCTCGAACGCCGTCGAAGTCATGAAGGCGGTTCGCAAGGTGATGGACGAGCAGGCGAGCCTGTTCCCGGCGGGCGTGGCGTACCAGATGCCTTACGAGACGGCCTCGTTCGTGAAGGTGTCGATCCAGAAGGTGCTCAAGACGCTGCTCGAAGCGGTGGTGCTGGTTTTCCTTGTGATGTACCTGTTCATGCAGAACCTGCGCGCCACGCTGATTCCGACACTGGTGGTACCCGTCGCCTTGCTGGGCACCTTCGGCGTCCTGCTCGGGCTCGGCTACTCGATCAATACGCTGACGATGTTCGGCATGGTGCTGGCCATCGGCATTCTGGTCGACGATGCCATCGTCGTGGTCGAGAACACCGAGCGAATCATGGTCGAGGAGGGGCTCTCGCCGTATGCGGCCACCGTCAAGGCGATGTCGCAGATCAGCGGGGCCATCGTCGGGATCACGGTGGTACTCGTCACGGTGTTCGTGCCGATGGCGTTCTTCTCGGGCGCGGTGGGCAACATCTACCGTCAGTTCGCGCTCACGCTCGCGGTGTCGATCGGCTTCTCCGCGTTCCTCGCGCTGTCGCTCACGCCGGCGTTGTGCGCCACGCTGCTGCGCCCGGTCGCGCACGACCACCACGACAAGCGCGGCTTCTTCGGCTGGTTCAACCGCACGTTCGCGTTGGGCACCGAGCGTTACACGCGCACGGTCGGCAACACACTGCGGCGCCCGTGGCGCGCGCTGGTCGTGTACGGGCTCGTGCTGATCGCCGTGCCGCTCGCGTTCCTGCGCCTGCCGTCGGCCTTCATTCCGGAAGAGGACACGGGCAGCTTCATGGTGATGGCCTCGGAGCCGCAGGGCGCCACGCTGCCCGAGGCGATGACCGCGCTCAAGCGCATCGAGCAATACCTGATGCGGCATGAACCGGTCAAGCACGTGTTCCTGCTGGGCGGCTGGAACGAGTTCGGCGCGGGTCCCGGCGGCGGCATGTTGTACGTCACGCTCAAGGACTGGCACGAGCGCACCTCGAAGCACGACGGCGTGAATGCCATCGTCGAGCGCGTCAACGAGAGATTCACCGGCCAGCCCGATCGCATGATGATCGCGATGAACAGTCCGGCGCTGCCGGAGCTGGGGTCGTCCAACGGCTTCAACCTGCGACTGCAGGACCGCGCCGGCGTGGGCAAGGACACGTTTATCGCCGCCCGCGACGATTTGCTGCAAAGGGCCGCGCGCGACCCTGTACTCAGGAACGTGATTTTCGCGGGGCAGGGCGACGTGCCGCAGATCGACGTGGCGATCGATCGCCGCAAGATGGAAGCGCTCAAGGTCGGCATGGACGATGTGAACACCACGCTCGCGACGATGTTCGGTTCGGACTACGTGGGTGACTTCATGCTTGGCGCGGAGAACCGTCGTGTGATCGTGCAGGCCGAAGGGCGCCAGCGTGTGTCTCCCGAGGACGTTGGCAACCTGCGTGTGCGCAACGCCGCTGGTGAAATGGTGCCGCTCTCGTCGTTCGTCTCGCTCAAGTGGAAGCTCGGCGCTCCGCAGCTCAAGCGCTACAACGGCTATCCGTCGTTCACGATTCAGGGTGAGGCGGCGCCCGGCAGGAGCAGCGGCGAGGCGATGGCCCGTATGGAACAACTGATGGCCGACCTGCCCAAGGGGATCGGCTACGAGTGGAGCGGCCAATCGCTCGAGGAGCGGGTCTCCGGCGCGCAGGCGCCGTTGCTGTTCGCCTTGTCGGTACTGGTCGTGTTCCTGGCGCTCGCCGCATTGTACGAGAGCTGGGCGATCCCGGCGGCCGTCATCATGGTGGTGCCGCTCGGGGTGATCGGCGCGCTCGGCGCGGTAAGTCTGCTCGGCATGCCCAACGACATCTACTTCAAGGTCGGGTTGATCGCGACGATCGGTCTGTCGGCGAAGAACGCGATCCTGATCGTGGAGGTCGCCAACGATCTGACCCGGCAGGGCATGACATGGCTCGACGCCGCGGTGGAAGCCGCACGGTTGCGTTTGCGCCCGATCGTGATGACGTCGCTCGCGTTCGGCTTTGGCGTGGTGCCGCTGGCCATCGCCACGGGGCCGGCGTCGGGCGCGCAACGCGCGATCGGTGTGGCGGTGCTCGGCGGGATCGTGACGGCCACGGTGCTCGCGATCTTCCTCGTGCCTTTGTTCTTCCTGTTGGTCGGTCGCTTCGTTCGCCCGCGGCGCCGGCCGCCAATGGACCGTGACGCGCGTCACGACCGTCAGGGGGCGTCGCCTGCCGATGCGCCCGTCGTCGAGAGGAAAGTATGA
- a CDS encoding efflux transporter outer membrane subunit, giving the protein MTKLRPRMRGIAFAGVALFALLGGCTLAPTHERPSAPMPSTYGAALSGQEMPVSLAEPLAADADWAQVFTDPGLRALIRKALEQNRDLRLASLRVQEARALYGIEAANLLPSVQAGGAFSRQRYSGSAGLPEGGSSTPRGYVANDVRANVGVSAFELDFFGRVRSLRDAALQEYLSSEEARRSAQVSLVAEVATAYIGLVASSEQIAYARDVLAAREAGIRVIRLRAQRGLVDDLELNTEATQVEVARAAVAERERQRSEIVRALQVLTGDVGTKPVAAATLDDAFVVPVAAGLPSSLLARRPDIRRAEAQLRAANANIGAARAAFFPSIRLTTDIGTASASFSDLFGAGTGVWSFMPQITVPIFQGGRNAQGLDLANVRKEMAVVSYERAIQTAFAEVDDALAARQWLSRQFQAQKRVSDGERERLRLAERRYANGVASYLELLDAQRSEFHAAQQLIDVKQRVLVNHVALYRALGGGWTPADGAS; this is encoded by the coding sequence ATGACGAAGCTTCGTCCCCGCATGCGCGGTATCGCCTTCGCCGGCGTCGCCCTGTTCGCCTTGCTCGGCGGATGCACGCTGGCGCCGACCCATGAGCGTCCGTCCGCGCCCATGCCGAGCACTTACGGCGCGGCGCTGTCGGGGCAGGAGATGCCCGTGTCGCTGGCCGAGCCGCTGGCGGCCGATGCGGACTGGGCGCAGGTATTTACCGACCCGGGTCTGCGGGCGCTCATTCGCAAGGCGCTCGAACAGAACCGCGACCTGCGTCTCGCATCGCTGCGCGTGCAGGAGGCGCGCGCGCTGTACGGCATCGAGGCGGCCAATCTGCTGCCGAGCGTGCAGGCCGGCGGCGCGTTCTCCCGTCAGCGCTACTCCGGCTCGGCCGGTCTGCCCGAGGGCGGCAGCAGCACGCCGCGAGGGTATGTGGCCAATGACGTGCGCGCGAACGTCGGCGTGAGCGCGTTCGAACTCGATTTCTTCGGCCGCGTGCGCAGTCTGCGCGATGCCGCGTTGCAGGAATACCTGTCGAGCGAGGAGGCGCGGCGGTCGGCGCAGGTGAGTCTGGTCGCAGAAGTGGCCACGGCTTATATCGGACTGGTCGCGAGTAGCGAGCAGATCGCTTATGCGCGCGACGTGCTGGCCGCGCGCGAGGCGGGTATTCGCGTGATTCGCCTGCGTGCGCAGCGCGGTCTGGTCGACGATCTGGAACTGAATACCGAGGCGACTCAGGTTGAGGTCGCGCGTGCGGCAGTGGCCGAGCGCGAGCGTCAGCGCAGCGAGATCGTGCGCGCGTTGCAGGTACTCACGGGCGATGTCGGCACGAAACCGGTGGCCGCCGCGACACTCGACGACGCGTTTGTCGTGCCGGTCGCGGCGGGACTGCCGTCGTCGCTGCTGGCACGTCGTCCGGACATTCGCCGTGCGGAGGCGCAACTGCGTGCCGCCAATGCCAATATCGGCGCGGCGCGCGCGGCGTTCTTTCCGTCGATCCGGTTGACGACGGACATCGGCACGGCCAGCGCGAGTTTCTCCGATCTGTTCGGCGCGGGGACGGGCGTCTGGTCGTTCATGCCGCAGATCACCGTTCCGATCTTCCAGGGCGGGCGCAACGCCCAGGGCTTGGACCTGGCTAACGTACGCAAGGAAATGGCCGTGGTGTCGTACGAGCGTGCCATCCAGACCGCGTTCGCCGAGGTGGACGATGCGCTGGCCGCACGGCAGTGGCTTTCGCGACAGTTCCAGGCGCAAAAGCGTGTGTCGGATGGTGAGCGGGAGCGTCTGCGGCTGGCCGAGCGTCGCTATGCGAACGGAGTGGCCAGCTACCTCGAACTGCTCGACGCGCAGCGCAGCGAGTTTCATGCGGCACAGCAACTCATCGACGTGAAGCAGCGCGTGCTCGTCAACCATGTTGCGTTGTACCGGGCGCTGGGTGGCGGCTGGACGCCGGCGGACGGTGCCTCCTGA
- a CDS encoding MFS transporter produces the protein MPTVITLGLAQLINWGVSFYLPGAFAWRIARASGWPQTWVFAGPSLAMLVMAAVSPLSGRWLDRLGGRRVMCAGTLICSAGCVILATSNTLVQFYAAWCLLGVGMRLSLYDAAFATLASIHGASARRPMTQITLMGGLATTVFWPLGNWLGDTWGWRTGVLVYGAIGLVAWTLLRSLPPTPPRALAVHSAEGPRATLPRVPALLYGAIMALVAILSSGLAAHLTALLGARGLPVGLAALWGIGQVCARTLEWLQPRQASAVKLNVVVGCGLPLCFALGLAGLSWVAAVGAFIFLYGALNGLATLLRASLPLELFSHDAYARALGTLLTPAFAVSAAAPWGYSVAREHWGDAAILWVSLVIGLLIAIAALALRRLAPTAPAPRTRSTT, from the coding sequence ATGCCCACCGTCATCACCCTCGGCCTTGCGCAACTGATCAACTGGGGCGTGAGCTTCTACCTGCCCGGCGCCTTCGCATGGCGCATCGCGCGCGCCTCCGGCTGGCCCCAGACATGGGTCTTCGCCGGTCCGTCGCTGGCCATGCTCGTCATGGCGGCGGTCTCGCCGCTCTCCGGCCGGTGGCTCGATCGTCTGGGCGGGCGCCGGGTGATGTGCGCGGGCACGCTCATCTGCTCGGCGGGCTGTGTCATCCTCGCCACAAGCAACACGCTCGTGCAGTTCTACGCTGCGTGGTGCCTGCTGGGCGTGGGCATGCGCCTGTCGCTGTACGACGCGGCGTTTGCGACGCTCGCGTCGATCCATGGCGCGTCCGCGCGACGGCCGATGACGCAGATCACGCTGATGGGCGGACTGGCCACGACCGTGTTCTGGCCGCTAGGCAACTGGCTGGGCGACACATGGGGTTGGCGCACCGGCGTGCTTGTGTATGGCGCGATCGGCCTCGTCGCCTGGACGCTGCTGCGCAGCCTGCCGCCCACCCCGCCGCGCGCATTGGCAGTCCACTCTGCCGAAGGTCCGCGCGCGACGCTGCCCCGGGTCCCGGCGCTGCTCTATGGCGCGATCATGGCGCTCGTTGCCATTCTGTCGTCGGGACTGGCCGCGCATCTGACGGCGCTGCTGGGCGCGCGAGGCCTGCCGGTCGGACTCGCGGCGTTATGGGGCATCGGGCAGGTGTGCGCCCGCACGCTGGAGTGGCTCCAGCCGCGTCAGGCCAGCGCCGTCAAACTCAACGTCGTCGTCGGCTGCGGCCTGCCGCTGTGCTTCGCGCTGGGTCTGGCCGGGCTGTCGTGGGTGGCGGCCGTGGGCGCGTTCATCTTCCTGTATGGCGCACTGAACGGCCTGGCCACGCTGCTGCGCGCGAGCCTGCCGCTGGAGCTCTTCTCGCACGACGCCTACGCGCGGGCGCTGGGCACCCTGCTCACGCCGGCGTTCGCCGTATCGGCTGCGGCGCCATGGGGATATTCGGTGGCGCGCGAGCATTGGGGCGACGCCGCCATCCTGTGGGTCTCGCTCGTCATCGGCCTGCTGATCGCGATTGCGGCGCTGGCGCTGCGGCGTCTCGCGCCGACAGCGCCTGCGCCGCGAACGCGATCCACAACCTGA
- a CDS encoding LysR family transcriptional regulator, with protein MRRLNLDQLHTFAEVVDAGSFSAAAARLDLSQPAVSLQVRQLEQRLGVRLIERVGKRLKPTSAGMALLEHARRIDAAVDDAMQAVSSHARGVAGEVAIGTGATACIHLLPPMLRAMRKRHPKLDIRVSTGNTDGVVSAVTENRLDIGLVTLPAAGRSLHITPVLDDAFVAIAPAGDADWVDEASPHTLAARPMVAFEAGSSTRLLIDEWFLRQGLRVRPVMALGSIEAIKEMVAAGLGYSIVPRMSVSSAHYRRGLRISTLAPGLSRTLAIVVRQDKPLTPGLRKVLSALEGLGGPA; from the coding sequence ATGCGACGCCTGAACCTGGACCAGCTTCACACGTTTGCCGAGGTGGTCGACGCGGGGAGCTTCTCCGCCGCCGCCGCCCGCCTGGACTTGTCGCAGCCGGCCGTGAGCCTGCAAGTCCGGCAGTTGGAGCAGCGTCTTGGCGTGCGGCTCATCGAGCGTGTCGGCAAACGGCTCAAGCCGACGTCGGCGGGGATGGCGCTGCTCGAACATGCCCGGCGCATCGACGCGGCGGTCGACGACGCCATGCAGGCCGTATCGAGCCACGCGCGCGGCGTGGCGGGCGAGGTGGCGATCGGCACTGGCGCGACGGCGTGCATTCACCTGCTGCCGCCCATGCTGCGGGCCATGCGCAAGCGTCACCCGAAACTCGACATTCGTGTGAGCACCGGCAACACCGATGGCGTGGTGAGCGCCGTGACCGAGAACCGGCTCGATATCGGGCTGGTCACGTTGCCCGCCGCCGGGCGCAGCCTGCACATTACCCCGGTGCTCGACGACGCGTTCGTGGCAATCGCCCCGGCGGGCGACGCTGACTGGGTCGACGAGGCCTCGCCCCACACACTGGCCGCCAGGCCGATGGTGGCGTTCGAGGCGGGCAGTAGCACGCGCCTGCTGATCGATGAATGGTTTCTGCGCCAGGGGCTGCGCGTGCGGCCGGTGATGGCGCTCGGCAGCATCGAGGCGATCAAGGAAATGGTGGCGGCGGGCCTGGGATACAGCATTGTTCCCCGCATGTCGGTGAGTTCCGCCCATTACCGACGTGGATTGCGTATATCGACACTGGCCCCGGGCCTTTCGCGAACGTTGGCGATTGTCGTGCGGCAGGACAAGCCGCTCACGCCGGGATTACGAAAAGTCCTGTCGGCGCTGGAGGGATTGGGCGGCCCGGCATGA
- a CDS encoding LuxR family transcriptional regulator — protein sequence MEALDAEFQKLTHALGYDALFYAPLLPRREREAAAFQIEDQRISAQGMPSRHIFTTFPASWIERYQSAGYAEVDPILVAANLSPLPILWRTFLQQKRPHPIFADARAHGLSCGVSIPIYGAAGERAIFSAATARSPEESAEHEARMVGEIYLSAVYFHQAIQQLDMQWVASRSTGKLSPREIESLLWAARGKTAWEIGLILKISEHTVTFHINNAKRKLGAVNRHQAIAAAISSGLISP from the coding sequence GTGGAGGCGCTGGACGCCGAGTTCCAGAAGCTGACGCATGCGCTGGGTTATGACGCGTTGTTCTATGCGCCTTTATTACCGAGGCGCGAAAGGGAGGCGGCGGCCTTTCAGATCGAAGACCAACGTATTAGCGCGCAGGGAATGCCGAGTCGCCATATCTTCACGACGTTTCCCGCTTCTTGGATCGAGCGCTATCAAAGCGCGGGATATGCGGAGGTCGATCCCATTCTCGTCGCGGCGAACCTGTCGCCGCTGCCGATTCTCTGGCGCACGTTTTTACAGCAGAAACGGCCGCATCCCATTTTCGCGGACGCGCGTGCGCATGGCCTGAGCTGCGGCGTGTCGATCCCGATCTACGGGGCCGCCGGCGAGCGCGCGATTTTCAGCGCGGCGACGGCCCGGTCGCCCGAGGAGTCGGCGGAGCACGAAGCGCGCATGGTCGGCGAGATCTATCTGAGCGCGGTGTACTTCCATCAGGCGATCCAGCAGCTCGACATGCAGTGGGTGGCAAGCCGTAGCACCGGCAAGCTCAGTCCGCGCGAGATCGAAAGCCTGTTGTGGGCTGCGCGCGGCAAGACGGCATGGGAGATCGGTCTTATCCTCAAGATCTCGGAGCATACCGTCACGTTTCATATCAATAACGCCAAGCGCAAACTCGGGGCCGTGAATCGGCATCAGGCCATTGCCGCGGCGATCAGCAGCGGTTTGATTTCTCCCTGA
- a CDS encoding DUF4148 domain-containing protein yields MKKNLLTAVALVGLTMAAGSTFAAEQMQTGGVTREHVRAELQAARELGLSPVTEFNFPYTYEQSLQLQKLTAKIEAQNQGAPKAPVAD; encoded by the coding sequence ATGAAAAAGAACCTGTTGACTGCCGTCGCGCTGGTTGGCCTGACGATGGCTGCCGGCTCGACCTTTGCCGCCGAGCAGATGCAGACGGGCGGCGTGACGCGCGAACATGTACGCGCCGAACTGCAAGCCGCACGTGAGCTGGGCCTCTCGCCGGTCACGGAATTCAATTTCCCGTACACCTACGAACAATCCCTGCAGTTGCAAAAACTGACGGCGAAGATCGAAGCGCAGAATCAGGGCGCACCGAAGGCACCCGTCGCCGACTGA
- a CDS encoding efflux transporter outer membrane subunit: MSPRILLTSAVTAALVAGCTTVGPDYHLPQTSVMRAPEANGPLVGGTQRGVSIGAVPDDWWQLYDDARLDALVKEALAANTQVRVAVANVQRAVAMYHEVASENLPQGGVEANAARAQLSGESFLQEEKLPVINLAAAALSVSYQIDFFGKLARADEAALAAAEASQAALDVARVSVAAETVRAYVQGCAANHEYDIAREQLALQEKSVEITRKLVDAGREQPTDLLRAQAQADMLRATLPRFQAQHDAATYRLAVMLGKVPGTIDASATQCRHIPKLRQPLPVGDGTALLKRRPDVRQAERELASATARIGVATADLYPSIRIGASVGASGMLEHFGQARTEQWSVGPMITWSLPTNGVRSHIKGMEAGANAALAHFDGVVLKALQETQTSLSAYSRELQRDDALRDARDKSRAAADQNRRLYRAGRAPYLTSLDAERTYAGAQAALAASETQLAMDQVNLFLALGGGWQSSANTGAHTTKTAAKE, encoded by the coding sequence ATGAGTCCGCGGATATTGCTGACGAGCGCGGTGACCGCGGCGCTCGTGGCCGGCTGCACAACCGTCGGCCCCGACTACCACCTGCCGCAGACGTCGGTGATGCGCGCGCCTGAAGCGAACGGCCCGCTCGTCGGTGGCACGCAACGCGGCGTCTCGATCGGCGCCGTGCCCGACGACTGGTGGCAACTCTACGACGACGCGCGACTCGATGCGCTCGTCAAGGAAGCGCTCGCGGCGAACACGCAGGTGCGGGTCGCCGTCGCCAACGTGCAGCGCGCCGTGGCGATGTATCACGAAGTGGCGTCGGAGAATCTGCCGCAGGGCGGCGTGGAAGCCAACGCCGCCCGCGCGCAGCTCTCGGGGGAGAGCTTCCTGCAGGAAGAGAAGTTGCCGGTCATCAATCTGGCGGCGGCGGCCTTGTCCGTCTCGTATCAGATCGACTTTTTCGGCAAGCTCGCGCGCGCCGATGAGGCCGCCCTCGCGGCGGCCGAAGCCAGTCAGGCGGCATTGGACGTCGCCCGCGTGAGCGTGGCGGCGGAGACCGTGCGCGCTTACGTGCAGGGGTGCGCCGCCAATCACGAATACGACATCGCCCGCGAACAGCTGGCGCTGCAGGAAAAAAGCGTGGAAATCACGCGCAAGCTCGTCGACGCCGGTCGGGAACAGCCGACGGATCTGTTGCGCGCCCAGGCGCAGGCCGACATGCTGCGCGCCACGCTGCCGCGCTTTCAGGCGCAGCACGATGCGGCGACCTATCGCCTCGCGGTGATGCTCGGCAAAGTGCCCGGCACGATCGACGCCAGCGCCACGCAATGTCGACACATCCCGAAATTGCGCCAACCGCTGCCGGTCGGCGACGGCACCGCACTGCTCAAGCGCCGCCCCGATGTGCGCCAGGCCGAGCGGGAACTGGCGTCGGCCACGGCCAGGATCGGCGTGGCGACCGCGGATCTCTATCCGTCGATCCGGATCGGCGCCTCGGTCGGCGCCAGCGGCATGCTGGAGCACTTCGGTCAGGCGCGCACGGAACAATGGTCCGTCGGACCAATGATCACATGGTCGTTGCCGACCAACGGCGTGCGATCGCACATCAAGGGCATGGAAGCCGGCGCGAACGCCGCGCTCGCCCACTTCGACGGTGTGGTCCTCAAGGCATTGCAGGAAACGCAAACTTCGCTCTCGGCCTACAGCCGGGAACTGCAACGCGACGACGCGTTGCGCGACGCCCGCGACAAGTCGCGCGCCGCGGCCGACCAGAATCGCAGGCTCTATCGGGCCGGCCGCGCGCCATACCTGACCAGTCTCGACGCCGAGCGCACGTACGCCGGCGCGCAAGCGGCCCTGGCGGCATCGGAAACCCAGTTGGCAATGGATCAGGTCAACCTGTTCCTCGCGCTCGGCGGCGGATGGCAGTCGAGCGCCAATACCGGCGCGCATACGACGAAGACCGCGGCGAAGGAGTAG